From the Toxotes jaculatrix isolate fToxJac2 chromosome 15, fToxJac2.pri, whole genome shotgun sequence genome, one window contains:
- the tmtc4 gene encoding protein O-mannosyl-transferase TMTC4: MALSEVYWEHQIPLPKFTPVQAKVTVALVALLCFINSYDGEFVFDDSEAIVNNKDLKPATPLNNIWTNDFWGSNLSSNSSHKSYRPLTVLTFRLNYLLAGGLHPVGFHVLNIILHAVISALMIDVFAILIGGLAFDEKDRILNQAPKTSLLAALFFAAHPVHTESVAGIVGRADLLCALFFQLSFLTYCKAFNAGSDRDDRFSVQWVVVSLLLCAAAMLCKEQGITVLGVNAAFDVLLICNVNVYELSQRLLLRKNPLDVSEMLRTGLLTRLALMGFGGISMLYARWRIMGTGPPAFTEVDNPASFAENIFLRIVNYNYYYSLNAWLLLCPWWLCFDWSMGCVPLIKSATDWRMVWLLLLWCVLIGLISQALCSQDRQRRRVLTLGLVLLVVPFLPACNIFFRVGFVIAERVLYLSSAGYCLLLAYSLGQCCCRWTKYRKLLCVSVLVLLCVYVARCALRSHQWRSEQSLFTSALSVCPLNAKVHYNVGKNLADRGNTTAAIRYYREAVRLHPTYVHAMNNLGNILKERNELIEAEQLLSKAVSIQPDFAAAWMNLGIVQNSLQKFEEAEQSYWNAIRFRKKYPDCYYNLGRLYADQNRHVDALNAWRNATVLKPDHSLAWNNMVILLDNTGNLGQAELIGREALKLLPNDHTIMFSLANVLGKLQKYKESEGFFLHALRINPNAASCHGNLAVLYHRWGKLELAKKHYELSLKLDPEAPGTRDNYNMLRRKLDQLKRSTP, encoded by the exons ATGGCATTGTCTGAAGTTTATTGGGAACACCAAATACCCCTGCCAAAGTTCACTCCAGTCCAGGCCAAGGTCACGGTTGCCCTGGTGGCACTCCTGTGCTTCATTAACAGTTATGACGGGGAGTTTGTGTTTGACGATTCGGAAGCAATTGTCAACAACAAG GACTTGAAACCAGCAACACCCCTGAACAACATCTGGACCAATGACTTCTGGGGAAGCAACTTGAGTAGCAACTCTAGTCACAAATCCTACCGACCTCTCACTGTTCTTACATTTAG GCTGAACTACCTCTTGGCAGGAGGCCTGCACCCTGTTGGCTTCCACGTGCTGAACATCATCCTCCATGCCGTCATATCCGCTCTTATGATTGATGTGTTTGCTATACTGATTGGTGGACTAGCCTTTGATGAGAAAGATAGGATATTGAACCAGGCTCCCAAGACTTCTCTGCTTGCCGCCCTCTTCTTTGCTGCACACCCAGTCCACACAGAAAGT GTGGCTGGTATAGTGGGTCGAGCAGACCTTTTATGTGCTCTCTTCTTCCAGCTCTCTTTCCTCACCTACTGCAAAGCTTTCAACGCAG GGAGTGACAGAGATGACAGGTTTTCTGTCCAGTGGGTTGTGGTCAGCCTCTTGCTGTGTGCTGCAGCAATGCTGTGTAAAGAACAAGGCATCACAGTCTTG GGTGTGAATGCAGCCTTTGATGTCCTCCTGATCTGTAATGTTAATGTGTATGAACTCAGCCAGAGGCTACTCCTTAGGAAGAATCCACTCGAT GTAAGTGAGATGTTACGAACGGGACTGCTTACACGATTGGCCCTCATGGGTTTTGGAGGAATCTCAATGCTCTATGCACGCTGGAGGATCATGGGAACAGGACCACCAGCATTCACTGAAGTAGACAACCCTGCCTCTTTTgcagaaaatatatttctaaGA ATAGTGAACTATAATTACTACTACTCTCTGAAtgcctggctgctgctgtgtcccTGGTGGCTGTGTTTTGATTGGTCCATGGGCTGTGTGCCTCTCATTAAGTCAGCCACCGATTGGAGGAtggtgtggctgctgctgctctggtgCGTCCTGATAGGCTTGATAAGCCAAGCCTTATGCtcacaggacagacagagaaggag GGTACTGACCTTGGGTCTGGTGCTGCTGGTCGTCCCTTTTCTTCCAGCCTGTAACATCTTTTTCAGGGTTGGCTTCGTCATTGCTGAGAGAGTGCTCTACCTGTCTTCGGCTGGCTACTGCCTGCTGCTGGCCTACTCCCTGGGACAGTGCTGCTGTCGCTGGACCAAATATAGG aagctgctgtgtgtgtcggTGCTTGTACTGTTGTGCGTGTATGTAGCTCGCTGCGCTCTCCGCAGTCATCAGTGGCGGTCAGAGCAAAGCCTCTTCACCAGTGCCCTGTCTGTATGTCCACTCAATGCCAAG GTGCATTACAATGTAGGTAAGAACCTGGCTGACAGAGGAAACACCACTGCAGCTATCAGATATTACAGAGAGGCAGTCAG GCTGCATCCTACTTATGTCCATGCCATGAACAACCTGGGGAATATCCTGAAGGAGAGGAATGAACTGATCGAGGCAGAGCAGCTTTTGTCTAAAGCTGTTTCTATTCA GCCTGACTTTGCTGCTGCTTGGATGAATCTGGGAATAGTGCAGAATAGCCTGCAGAAATTTgaggaagcagagcagagctacTGGAACGCCATCCGCTTCCGGAAAAAATACCCAGACTGCTACTATAACCTAGGACGCTTG TATGCTGACCAGAATAGACACGTGGATGCCCTGAACGCATGGAGGAACGCAACAGTGCTGAAACCTGACCACAGCCTGGCTTGGAACAACATGGTCATTCTGCTGGACAACACTG GTAACTTGGGTCAAGCAGAGTTGATCGGCCGAGAGGCTCTGAAGCTCCTCCCCAACGACCACACGATCATGTTTTCATTGGCTAACGTCCTGgggaaattacagaaatacAAG GAGTCAGAGGGCTTCTTCCTTCACGCACTTCGAATCAACCCAAATGCTGCTAGTTGCCATGGCAATTTAG ctgtgcTGTATCATCGCTGGGGAAAGCTGGAGCTGGCAAAGAAACACTATGAGCTGTCTCTAAAGTTGGACCCAGAGGCGCCAGGGACCAGAGACAACTACAACATGCTGCGACGCAAACTGGACCAGCTTAAACGCAGCACACCCTGA